A single Amia ocellicauda isolate fAmiCal2 chromosome 9, fAmiCal2.hap1, whole genome shotgun sequence DNA region contains:
- the LOC136758298 gene encoding D(1B) dopamine receptor-like: protein MPWRAVAEVAGFWPFGSFCNIWVAFDIMCSTASILNLCIISVDRYWAIASPFRYERKMTRRAALVMIGVAWTLSVLISFIPVQLSWHKAEGSPPEVGSPPRISSENCDSSLNRTYAITSSLISFYIPVAIMIVTYTRIYRIAQRQIRRISSQERAAEHAQSRRADGCLPDTGLKSTFKKETKVLKTLSIIMGVFVCCWMPFFILNCMVPFCNPGIHHAEHLPCVSETTFDVFVWFGWANSTLNPIVYAFNADFRRAFAALLGCGRLCSSNIVETVDFSNELVSYHHDTTNNNKEIRTLSYPYLLPHVVRQPSEKEVSFDDVSQIAQTSCREECGFKHVDGLPVIVHTDCETDVSLDKITPFTPAEKPPAGDFCTKSHLTHGQRPSTGSAIL, encoded by the coding sequence ATGCCTTGGCGGGCTGTGGCCGAGGTGGCAGGGTTCTGGCCGTTTGGCAGCTTCTGCAACATCTGGGTGGCTTTCGACATCATGTGCTCCACAGCTTCCATTCTCAACTTGTGCATCATCAGCGTGGACCGCTACTGGGCCATCGCAAGCCCTTTCCGCTACGAGCGCAAGATGACCCGTCGGGCAGCATTGGTCATGATTGGTGTGGCCTGGACCCTCTCAGTTCTCATCTCTTTCATCCCAGTGCAACTGAGCTGGCACAAAGCCGAGGGGAGCCCCCCTGAGGTTGGATCACCTCCCCGGATCTCCTCTGAAAACTGCGACTCCAGCCTGAATCGCACCTATGCCATCACCTCCTCCCTGATCAGCTTCTACATCCCAGTGGCCATCATGATTGTCACTTACACCCGCATCTACCGCATAGCTCAGAGACAGATCCGCCGCATCTCCAGCCAGGAGAGAGCAGCTGAGCATGCCCAGAGCCGCAGGGCCGACGGATGTCTACCCGACACTGGCCTGAAGAGCACTTTCAAGAAGGAGACCAAGGTCCTCAAAACCCTCTCTATCATCATGGGGGTCTTCGTTTGCTGTTGGATGCCCTTCTTCATCCTTAACTGCATGGTTCCTTTCTGCAACCCAGGCATCCACCACGCTGAACATCTCCCTTGTGTGAGCGAGACCACCTTCGACGTTTTTGTCTGGTTCGGTTGGGCCAACTCTACCCTCAACCCCATCGTCTACGCCTTCAATGCTGATTTCCGCCGGGCCTTCGCTGCCCTGCTGGGCTGTGGGCGGCTGTGCTCCAGCAACATAGTGGAGACCGTGGACTTCAGTAATGAATTGGTGTCCTACCACCAtgacaccaccaacaacaacaaggaAATCCGGACCCTCAGCTACCCCTACCTCCTTCCCCATGTCGTCAGGCAGCCAAGTGAAAAGGAGGTCTCTTTTGATGACGTGTCCCAGATCGCCCAAACCTCTTGCAGGGAGGAGTGTGGCTTCAAGCATGTGGACGGCCTGCCAGTCATCGTCCACACGGACTGCGAGACAGATGTGTCACTGGACAAGATCACTCCTTTTACCCCAGCAGAAAAACCTCCGGCAGGAGATTTCTGCACAAAGAGCCATCTGACCCACGGGCAGAGACCAAGCACTGGTTCTGCGATATTATGA